One stretch of Roseimicrobium sp. ORNL1 DNA includes these proteins:
- the sufB gene encoding Fe-S cluster assembly protein SufB, which translates to MSTETEDIADIKVDSIGDFTFPERNKFDAGFGLSEKTVDYICDVKGDPDWVREFRKKALQVFNEKPMPTHWATKDLENIHFDEFRYYLSDGQKPKRTWDDVPEDVKRTFDRLGIPEQERKYLAGVEAQYDSEAAYSNIKAAVEEQGVIFVNSAEGLKKYPEIFRKWFGKVIPTGDNKFSALNSAVFSGGSFIYIPPGVKVKHPLQAYFRINSEQFGQFERTLIIADEGAEVMYMEGCTAPKFETATLHSAVVELVAMKDAKIQYVTVQNWSSNVFNLVTKRGLAHENAEIRWIDCNIGSRLTMKYPGVVMKGRKARGEVISIALANTGQHQDTGAKMIHAADETTSNVISKSISIGQGRSTYRGLVHIPRHLKGCKNNTECDALLINSRSRTDTYPAISVRGNQHATQHEASVSQVSAEQLFYMQQRGLSEAEAMSLSVNGFINDLVREFPMEYSVELKRLIDLEMEGSVG; encoded by the coding sequence ATGAGTACTGAGACCGAGGACATTGCCGACATCAAAGTCGACAGCATTGGGGACTTCACGTTCCCCGAGCGTAACAAGTTCGATGCAGGCTTTGGCCTTTCCGAGAAGACCGTCGACTACATTTGCGATGTGAAGGGCGACCCCGATTGGGTGCGCGAGTTCCGCAAGAAGGCGCTTCAGGTCTTCAATGAAAAACCCATGCCTACGCACTGGGCGACGAAGGATCTGGAGAACATCCACTTCGACGAGTTCCGCTATTACCTCTCGGACGGGCAGAAGCCCAAGCGCACGTGGGACGATGTGCCCGAAGACGTGAAAAGGACGTTCGATCGTCTGGGCATTCCCGAGCAGGAGCGCAAGTACCTCGCTGGCGTGGAGGCCCAGTATGATTCCGAGGCGGCCTATTCCAATATCAAGGCCGCGGTGGAGGAGCAGGGCGTGATCTTTGTGAACAGCGCCGAGGGCCTGAAGAAGTACCCGGAAATCTTCCGCAAGTGGTTCGGCAAGGTCATCCCGACCGGTGACAACAAATTCAGCGCGCTGAACAGCGCCGTCTTCAGCGGTGGCTCCTTCATCTACATCCCCCCAGGTGTGAAGGTGAAGCATCCCTTGCAGGCTTACTTCCGCATCAACAGCGAGCAGTTCGGCCAGTTCGAGCGCACGCTCATCATCGCGGATGAAGGCGCCGAGGTCATGTACATGGAAGGCTGTACCGCGCCGAAGTTCGAAACGGCCACGCTGCACAGCGCGGTGGTGGAACTCGTGGCCATGAAGGACGCGAAGATCCAGTACGTGACCGTGCAGAACTGGAGCAGCAACGTCTTCAACCTCGTGACGAAGCGCGGCCTCGCCCATGAGAACGCGGAGATCCGCTGGATCGACTGCAACATCGGGAGCCGTCTCACCATGAAGTATCCCGGCGTGGTGATGAAGGGTCGCAAGGCGCGTGGCGAAGTGATCAGCATCGCCCTGGCCAACACCGGCCAGCATCAGGACACCGGCGCGAAGATGATTCACGCCGCGGATGAGACCACGAGCAACGTGATCTCCAAGTCCATCTCCATCGGCCAGGGTCGCTCGACCTATCGCGGTCTGGTGCACATCCCCAGACATCTCAAGGGCTGCAAGAACAACACCGAGTGCGATGCGCTGCTCATCAACAGCCGCAGCCGTACCGACACCTATCCCGCCATCAGCGTGCGCGGCAACCAGCATGCCACCCAGCATGAGGCCAGCGTGAGCCAGGTGAGCGCGGAGCAGCTCTTCTACATGCAGCAGCGCGGTCTCTCCGAGGCGGAGGCGATGAGCCTTTCCGTGAACGGCTTCATCAATGACCTCGTGCGTGAATTCCCCATGGAATACAGCGTCGAGCTGAAGCGCCTCATTGACCTGGAAATGGAAGGCAGCGTGGGCTGA
- the sufD gene encoding Fe-S cluster assembly protein SufD, protein MSAPATVATWFSKLQYQAGERFAAMPSPIRTDEHWRYGSVKQAEVMLAIEPVSSLKDEDKARALSESTSTLDAAVRLVFANDELLNPEALGSLPEGVTLVPLVEAASRMPELMQEHFMARETTLGGIKFSQMHQARTRAGIVVHVAKGVQMEKPIEVFHWIGGRGAVFPHTLIVGEPNSQITVLEHQRSLDDEEQGVVGVTDLHARDGAKIIYGVVQDLNLKSRAVHLTSASVHKAATATALLMNLGAAWVRNESVSRMEGAGAESYMLGVSSPHDTQEVDQRTFQHHAAPRAKSDLLYKNVLDDQARTVFSGLIFVDEGAHYTDAYQTCRNLLNSDTCEANSMPGLEINADQVKCSHGSTSSPVDKDELFYLMARGIPTQEARTLITLGFLEDVFTRLNHEALQTAVCQRLEEKFAVPF, encoded by the coding sequence ATGTCCGCCCCTGCCACTGTCGCCACCTGGTTCAGCAAACTTCAATACCAGGCGGGCGAACGGTTCGCTGCCATGCCTTCGCCGATCCGCACGGATGAGCACTGGCGCTATGGCTCCGTGAAGCAGGCGGAAGTCATGCTCGCCATCGAGCCCGTCTCTTCCCTGAAGGATGAGGACAAGGCGCGTGCACTCAGCGAGTCCACCTCCACGCTGGACGCGGCGGTGCGTCTGGTCTTTGCCAATGACGAACTGCTGAATCCTGAAGCGCTGGGCTCGCTGCCGGAAGGCGTGACCCTCGTGCCGCTGGTCGAGGCAGCCTCCCGCATGCCGGAACTGATGCAGGAGCACTTCATGGCCCGCGAGACCACGCTGGGCGGCATCAAGTTCTCCCAGATGCACCAGGCCCGCACGCGTGCCGGTATCGTGGTGCATGTGGCGAAGGGCGTACAGATGGAGAAGCCCATCGAGGTCTTCCACTGGATTGGTGGACGCGGCGCGGTCTTCCCGCACACGCTCATTGTGGGCGAGCCGAATTCGCAAATCACCGTGCTGGAGCATCAGCGCTCGCTCGATGACGAGGAGCAGGGTGTGGTGGGCGTGACGGACCTCCATGCGCGCGATGGCGCGAAGATCATCTATGGCGTCGTACAGGACCTGAACCTCAAGAGCCGCGCGGTGCACCTCACCAGCGCCAGCGTGCACAAGGCTGCCACCGCGACCGCCCTGCTCATGAACCTGGGTGCCGCTTGGGTGCGCAATGAGAGCGTCTCCCGCATGGAAGGCGCCGGTGCCGAGAGCTACATGCTCGGCGTCTCCTCTCCGCATGACACGCAGGAGGTGGACCAGCGCACCTTCCAGCATCACGCCGCCCCGCGTGCGAAGTCGGACCTGCTGTACAAGAACGTGCTGGATGACCAGGCTCGCACCGTCTTCTCCGGCCTCATCTTCGTGGATGAAGGCGCGCACTACACGGATGCCTACCAGACCTGCCGCAACCTGCTCAACAGCGACACCTGCGAGGCGAACTCCATGCCCGGCCTGGAGATCAATGCGGACCAGGTGAAGTGCAGCCACGGCTCCACCAGCTCCCCGGTGGACAAGGACGAGCTTTTCTACCTCATGGCGCGCGGCATTCCCACCCAGGAAGCCCGCACGCTCATCACGCTTGGTTTCCTGGAAGACGTCTTCACCCGCCTGAATCACGAGGCGCTCCAGACGGCTGTGTGCCAGCGACTTGAAGAAAAATTCGCGGTGCCCTTCTGA